The sequence below is a genomic window from Desulfuromonas sp. TF.
TTCACACCTCTGCCGGCAGCACGCGCAAGATTACTACGGCGTTTCCGCCGACAGGATCAGCGTCGTATACAACGGCGTCGATCACGGTCTGTTCAACCCTGGGACGGTGTCTACGCTTCGTGGCGGAATTCGGAAGTCCCTCGGCCTGCAGGACGACGATATCGCCATCCTGCATGTTTCCAACAACTGGCGGCGCAAGGGGCTGGATGTGACCTTGAAAGCTATCAACCAGCTTGGTGAACGCGGTAACAGGGCCCATCTTCTGGTGGTCGGGCGGGGTCGTCCGACCGCGTTCCAAAACCTGGTGCAGAAACTTGGACTGGAGACGAGAGTCCATTTTGTCGGTCCAACAGATAAGGTGGAAAAGTACTACGCCGCCGGAGACCTGCTTGTTCTCCCTACCCTTTATGATCCGTTTTCAAACGTGTGCCTCGAAGCGATGGCCTGCGGCTTGCCGGTGATCACCACGTCGGCTAATGGTGCCGCTGAAGTCGTCGGGGAAGGGGAGAGCGGTTTCATTCAGAAGGACCCTAAAAGCGCCGAAGAGCTTGCAGACCTGATCGGCCGTTGCCTCGATCCTGAAAAATTGCGCAGGATGGGGAAGGCGGCTCATAGGGTTTCTATCGGGTTCACTCCACAGAAGAACATGGAAGAGACTCTGGCTGTCTTCGAAGAGATCATCAGAAAGAAGGAAGCCCGGGTGCCCAGCCCTGATGTAATTAAGGAGTCGGATTAATGGCGAAATTTCTGGTAACCGGAGGGGCCGGATTTATCGGCTCCCACATCGTCGATGAACTCCTTCGGCGGGGCGAGACCGTCCGCGTGCTGGACAATATGGCGACGGGAAAACGGGAGAACCTGGAACACTGTCTCGAACGGATCGACTTCATCGAAGGCGACATCCGCGACATGGAGATATGCCGGAGGGCATGCGCCGATGTGGATTTCGTGCTGCATCAGGCCGCCCTGGGGAGCGTGCCCCGCTCCATGGAAGATCCCCTGACAAGCCACGATGTCAACGTCACCGGCACGCTCAAGATGCTCATCGCGGCTCGGGACGAAGGGGTGAAGAGGTTCGTCTATGCCGCCTCTTCCTCGACCTACGGCGATCATCCCGCTCTGCCCAAGGTCGAGGATCGCATCGGCAACCCCCTCTCGCCCTATGCCGTGACCAAATACGCCGACGAACTCTATGCCCGGGTGTTCGGACGCTGTTACGGCCTGGAGACGGTGGGACTGCGCTACTTCAACGTCTTCGGCCCACGCCAGGATCCCTTTTCCCAATACGCCGCGGTGATCCCCCTTTTCGTCAGCGCCCTGCTGCGGGGGGAGGCGCCGACCATCAACGGCGACGGGGAGCAGACCAGGGATTTCACCTACGTGGGGAACGCCGTGGAGGCCAACCTGCTGGCCTGCGCTGCCCCGGCCGAGGCGGTGGGGGAGGTGTTCAACGTCGCCTGCAATGAGCGAACCTCCCTGAATCGTCTTTACCGCCGACTGCAGGATCTGCTTGGCTCCACCATCGAGCCGGCGTACGGGCCTCCCCGGGCCGGAGATGTGCGCGACAGCCTGGCGGACATCGGCAAGGGAGAACGCCTGCTGGGGTACAAAGGGGAAATCAAGTTCGATAAGGGACTGCGACGTTCCATCGAATGGTATCGGGATAATCTGTGATTGGAGGAGAAAAAATAGTGACTGATCCTATCTGTATAGATACGAACTGCGACATATGTGGCAGCTGGGATTCTAAAGAACTCCTGAAAGCAAAAGGATCTGCATACCATGAATGTAGTTCATGCGGAATGATTTTTGCTAAACCAATGCCTGAAAATTTTTTTGAGATCAATGAGGAGCAATTTTTGAAGAGGCTAGATCTTTATTCCAAAAAGATCGAATCGAAACGAAAAAGGAACCGGAATAAACTAGCAAAGTTTGAGAGCTTCCGGCAAACCGGCAATTTTCTGGAGATTGGCTGTAATGCCGGTGCGGTGTTGGTTGCCGCCCGTGACATAGGCTGGCAGGTTAAAGGTGTAGACACTTCCACGGCTGCCGCCGCGTTTGCCAGGGAGAAAATGAATTTGGATGTCTTTACGGGAAATGTAGAGGAAGCGGGTTTTCCAAACGACTTTTTCGATGTTGTTTTTACCAATGCCACTCTTGAACATCTCCGCCACCCTCTTTCGACCATGAAGGAGTGTTTGAGAATTTTACGTCCCGGCGGGATCTTTTATGCCGATACAGTCAATGGGGATAGTTACACAAGGCACCTGTTAGGCGCTGATTGGAAGCTTATAAATCCTTACAGCCATCTGCATCTGTACACTCCTACCAACATCCTCTCGTTATGCCGCTTCGCGGGATTCGATCATTATAAGACCTGGACCACCGGATCCAGGGTCACGGCCAATGCTCCCGGATCATCCTTCAAAACTCCATGGCATTGGCACCTTCTAAAGGGCCCTTTGTCTTTTCTTGCCCGTTTGAACAACAAGGGTGACAGTATCGAATTTATGGCGCGGAAGCCCTTGATCTGATCAGTCGGAAGATAACTTTCTGCAATCGCCTACTTCCACAACGGACTTTTGAGACGAGCATATCGTGCGTGGAAACTTATTTCGTGCCGAAAGTATTCTGAGATATGTTTATACTTGCTGTCGTCAGCCGCGACCTGGAAAAGGGTAGCACCAAGTATCGCCTTGCCCAGTATCTCGATAATCTGCGTCGGCATGGGGCGGAGGTCGAATTCATACGCCGCGATGCAATCGACAATGCCGCCCTTGATCGGGCCAGGCAGGCGGACGTGCTGTTCAACCAAAAGTGCCTGATCCGCACCTCCTTGGCCAAGCGCCTGATCGATGTCAGCCGACGAGTAATCTTCGACTTCGATGACGCTATCTACACGCGCCCTGGCAAGCCCTTTTCCTGGCTGACCCGGCTTAAGGTGCGCCGTCGCTTCCATCTCTGGCTCAGGCACGCCAGTGTCGTGACGGCGCCGAACGAATTCCTTGCCGGCTACGCACGGCGCTATTCGAAGGCGGTCGAGGTTGTTCCCATGTCACTCGATTTGGGGGCTTGGCGACAGAAAGAGTACAGGGCGTCGGAAAGGGTCACCATTGGCTGGGCCGGGGCACCGGTCAACGTCCCTCTGCTGGAGCGGCTCGATCCGATCCTGGGGCGTGTGCTGGAGCGCTTTCCTCAGGCTCGTCTGGCCGTCTTCTCGGGACGGAAACCGCGACTGACCGTCCCTTTTGACTATCACCCGTTTCGTCCCGGCGCCGAGCCTGACTTCGTTCGTAGCCTCGATATAGGCCTGCTGCCGCTCGCCGACGAGGAGTATGCTCAAGGCAAGTCGCCGATCAAATCCCTGCAATACCTGGCATGCGGCGTGCCGGTGGTGGGCAACGTCTTCGGTGCCACCGCAGAGATTCTAACTCCTGACAACAGCATTGCGGTAGCTGATGA
It includes:
- a CDS encoding SDR family oxidoreductase — protein: MAKFLVTGGAGFIGSHIVDELLRRGETVRVLDNMATGKRENLEHCLERIDFIEGDIRDMEICRRACADVDFVLHQAALGSVPRSMEDPLTSHDVNVTGTLKMLIAARDEGVKRFVYAASSSTYGDHPALPKVEDRIGNPLSPYAVTKYADELYARVFGRCYGLETVGLRYFNVFGPRQDPFSQYAAVIPLFVSALLRGEAPTINGDGEQTRDFTYVGNAVEANLLACAAPAEAVGEVFNVACNERTSLNRLYRRLQDLLGSTIEPAYGPPRAGDVRDSLADIGKGERLLGYKGEIKFDKGLRRSIEWYRDNL
- a CDS encoding class I SAM-dependent methyltransferase gives rise to the protein MTDPICIDTNCDICGSWDSKELLKAKGSAYHECSSCGMIFAKPMPENFFEINEEQFLKRLDLYSKKIESKRKRNRNKLAKFESFRQTGNFLEIGCNAGAVLVAARDIGWQVKGVDTSTAAAAFAREKMNLDVFTGNVEEAGFPNDFFDVVFTNATLEHLRHPLSTMKECLRILRPGGIFYADTVNGDSYTRHLLGADWKLINPYSHLHLYTPTNILSLCRFAGFDHYKTWTTGSRVTANAPGSSFKTPWHWHLLKGPLSFLARLNNKGDSIEFMARKPLI
- a CDS encoding glycosyltransferase family 4 protein, yielding MKIALVNHSFSLSHGGLERFSVNLALALHCSGHQVHTVGMTAADIPPEIETHTISIPRKPSWRRILGFHSKASHSVRGKGFDIVFGLTRFFPMDVYRMGDGVQKHWMRISYPFAPWRWINYLFNPAHLLNVLLERKILAANGAKRIITNSHLCRQHAQDYYGVSADRISVVYNGVDHGLFNPGTVSTLRGGIRKSLGLQDDDIAILHVSNNWRRKGLDVTLKAINQLGERGNRAHLLVVGRGRPTAFQNLVQKLGLETRVHFVGPTDKVEKYYAAGDLLVLPTLYDPFSNVCLEAMACGLPVITTSANGAAEVVGEGESGFIQKDPKSAEELADLIGRCLDPEKLRRMGKAAHRVSIGFTPQKNMEETLAVFEEIIRKKEARVPSPDVIKESD
- a CDS encoding glycosyltransferase family 4 protein; this translates as MFILAVVSRDLEKGSTKYRLAQYLDNLRRHGAEVEFIRRDAIDNAALDRARQADVLFNQKCLIRTSLAKRLIDVSRRVIFDFDDAIYTRPGKPFSWLTRLKVRRRFHLWLRHASVVTAPNEFLAGYARRYSKAVEVVPMSLDLGAWRQKEYRASERVTIGWAGAPVNVPLLERLDPILGRVLERFPQARLAVFSGRKPRLTVPFDYHPFRPGAEPDFVRSLDIGLLPLADEEYAQGKSPIKSLQYLACGVPVVGNVFGATAEILTPDNSIAVADEQQWLAALERLIPQPELTRQLGGAGRAMIERRHDLRRVSEKLYEVLAGR